Within the Longimicrobium sp. genome, the region TGCGACGCCAGGCCGCACAGCTCCATTCCGCGCATGGCCGCGCGGCGGTGCTTGCTGGTGACGATAGCCAACAAGTACCCGCGCCGGTCCAGCTCCGCGACGACCTCGACCGCGCCGGGAAAGGGCCTCAGCATCTGGTCGTGCAAGCCGTCCTGGAACGTGCGATAGGTGTCGAGCATCGCCGCGGCCTCGTCGTCGCTGCGGGCGAAGCGGCGGAGCTGCGAATCCAGCGTCATCCCAAACCCGCTCAGCCAGTCGTCGTCCGGCGGGCATTCGCCCAGGTGGGTGGCCATCGTATGGCGATAGCACCGCATGATCAGCTCGGTGCTGTCCGCCAGTGTCCCATCGAAGTCGTACAGCACAGCCCGGATCGGGCGAGAGGTTCTGAGGGTC harbors:
- a CDS encoding HAD-IA family hydrolase, with translation MLYDFDGTLADSTELIMRCYRHTMATHLGECPPDDDWLSGFGMTLDSQLRRFARSDDEAAAMLDTYRTFQDGLHDQMLRPFPGAVEVVAELDRRGYLLAIVTSKHRRAAMRGMELCGLASHFDAIITPEDVTHPKPHPEPVLAALERLGVDAEEALFVGDSPHDVAAGRAAGTRTAAALWGPFPREALEHSGPDAFLHTQADVLALLD